The Alphaproteobacteria bacterium genome contains a region encoding:
- the alaS gene encoding alanine--tRNA ligase, which produces MSGVNDIRSTFLDYFVKNGHEAVASSPLVPRNDPTLMFTNAGMVQFKNVFTGLEKRPYVRAATSQKCVRAGGKHNDLDNVGYTARHLTFFEMLGNFSFGDYFKERAIELAWNLITREFGLKKDKLLVTIYHNDDDAAAYWKKIAGLSDDRIIRIATSDNFWAMGDTGPCGPCSEIFIDRGEHIWGGPPGSPEEDGDRFLEFWNLVFMQFEQVTKEERVALPRPSIDTGMGLERMAAILQGVDSVFETDLFRHLIDATASALGRGPNEQSVASFRVIADHLRSASFLVADGVLPSNEGRGYVVRRIMRRAMRHAQLLGAKDPLMWKLVPTLVREMGQAFPDLVRAEALIAETLKLEETRFRRTLERGMSLLDEASKSLKKGDMFDGVTAFTLYDTYGFPLDLTQDALKSRGIGVDVSAFTDALEEQKKKARASWAGSGEAATEAIWFPLREKLGATEFLGYDTESAEGVVTALIRDGKEVGELAAGESGQVLLNQTPFYGESGGQVGDTGVMTADGVRARVTDTQKKAGDVFVHTVTVEQGTLKVGSALALDVDHARRSDIRRNHSATHLLHEALREVLGDHVAQKGSLVAPERLRFDFSHPKPMSPEEIEKVEDIANEFVLQNSAVTTRLMAIEDARASGARALFGEKYGDEVRVVAMGETAGGNTLGWSVELCGGTHVRRTGDIGLIFGLAESGVAAGVRRIEAVTGRAARNAANHSAKLAKEVAAEMKAPLDEMPARLAALLDERRKLERELSDAKKKLAMGGGAKANGADGVRMVGDVKLMARAVEGIDIKDLKSLADEGKKQLGSGVVALVGVTEDGKASLVVGVTNDLISRFSAVDLARKGGEVLGGKGGGRPDMAQAGGPDGAKAEAALAAIASALGA; this is translated from the coding sequence ATGAGCGGCGTCAACGACATCCGGTCGACTTTCCTCGACTATTTCGTGAAGAACGGCCACGAAGCGGTGGCCTCCTCGCCGCTCGTCCCGCGCAATGACCCGACCTTGATGTTCACCAATGCCGGGATGGTGCAGTTCAAGAACGTCTTCACGGGCCTCGAAAAGCGCCCCTATGTGCGCGCCGCGACCTCGCAGAAATGCGTGCGCGCCGGCGGCAAGCACAACGATCTCGACAATGTCGGCTACACGGCGCGCCATCTCACCTTCTTCGAGATGCTCGGCAACTTCTCGTTCGGCGACTATTTCAAGGAGCGCGCGATCGAGCTCGCCTGGAATCTGATCACCAGGGAATTCGGGCTGAAGAAGGACAAGCTGCTCGTCACCATCTATCACAATGACGACGATGCGGCGGCCTACTGGAAGAAGATAGCCGGCCTTTCGGACGACCGCATTATCCGCATCGCGACCTCGGATAATTTCTGGGCGATGGGCGATACCGGCCCGTGCGGCCCGTGCTCGGAGATCTTCATCGATCGCGGCGAGCACATCTGGGGCGGGCCGCCGGGCAGCCCGGAGGAGGACGGAGATCGCTTCCTCGAGTTCTGGAACCTGGTCTTCATGCAGTTCGAGCAGGTGACGAAGGAGGAGCGCGTGGCCCTCCCGCGCCCCTCGATCGACACCGGCATGGGGCTCGAGCGCATGGCGGCGATTCTGCAGGGCGTCGACAGCGTCTTCGAGACCGATCTTTTCCGTCACCTGATCGATGCCACCGCGTCGGCGCTCGGCCGCGGGCCGAACGAGCAGAGCGTCGCATCGTTCCGGGTCATCGCGGACCATCTGCGCTCCGCGTCGTTTCTGGTCGCCGATGGCGTTCTGCCCTCGAACGAGGGCCGCGGCTACGTCGTGCGCCGGATCATGCGCCGGGCGATGCGCCACGCGCAGCTGCTGGGCGCCAAAGACCCGCTGATGTGGAAGCTCGTGCCCACGCTCGTGCGCGAGATGGGACAGGCCTTTCCGGATCTCGTTCGCGCCGAGGCGCTGATCGCCGAAACGTTGAAGCTCGAAGAAACGCGATTCCGCCGGACCCTTGAGCGCGGCATGTCGCTGCTCGACGAGGCGTCGAAGTCGCTGAAGAAAGGCGACATGTTCGACGGCGTCACGGCGTTCACGCTCTACGACACCTACGGCTTTCCATTGGACCTCACCCAGGACGCGCTTAAATCGCGCGGGATCGGCGTCGATGTCTCCGCCTTCACGGATGCGCTGGAAGAGCAGAAGAAAAAGGCGCGCGCCTCGTGGGCAGGCTCGGGCGAAGCCGCGACCGAAGCGATCTGGTTTCCATTGCGCGAAAAACTCGGCGCGACCGAATTTCTCGGCTACGACACGGAAAGCGCCGAGGGCGTCGTCACGGCGCTGATCCGCGACGGCAAGGAAGTCGGCGAACTCGCGGCCGGCGAAAGCGGACAGGTGCTGCTGAACCAGACGCCGTTCTACGGCGAGTCCGGCGGCCAGGTCGGCGACACGGGCGTCATGACGGCGGACGGCGTCCGCGCGCGCGTCACCGACACGCAGAAGAAGGCGGGCGATGTGTTCGTGCACACCGTCACGGTGGAGCAGGGCACCCTGAAGGTGGGCAGCGCACTGGCGCTCGACGTCGATCACGCGCGTCGTAGCGACATCCGGCGCAATCATTCGGCGACGCATCTCCTGCACGAGGCGCTACGCGAGGTGCTCGGCGATCATGTGGCGCAGAAGGGCTCGCTGGTCGCGCCGGAGCGGCTGCGCTTCGATTTCTCGCATCCCAAGCCGATGAGTCCGGAAGAGATCGAGAAGGTCGAGGACATCGCCAACGAGTTCGTGCTGCAGAACTCAGCCGTGACCACGCGGCTGATGGCGATCGAGGATGCGCGTGCCTCCGGCGCGCGTGCGCTGTTCGGCGAAAAATACGGCGACGAGGTGCGCGTGGTCGCGATGGGCGAGACCGCAGGTGGCAATACGCTCGGCTGGTCGGTCGAGCTGTGCGGCGGCACGCATGTGCGGCGCACCGGCGATATCGGGCTGATCTTTGGGCTTGCCGAGTCGGGCGTCGCGGCAGGCGTACGGCGCATCGAGGCGGTCACCGGCAGGGCGGCGCGCAATGCGGCCAATCACTCTGCCAAACTCGCCAAAGAGGTCGCGGCCGAAATGAAGGCGCCGCTCGACGAGATGCCGGCGAGACTCGCCGCGCTGCTCGACGAGCGTCGCAAGCTCGAACGCGAACTCTCCGATGCCAAGAAGAAGCTCGCGATGGGCGGCGGCGCCAAGGCCAACGGCGCGGATGGCGTGCGCATGGTTGGCGACGTGAAGCTGATGGCGCGCGCGGTCGAAGGCATCGACATCAAGGATCTCAAAAGCCTCGCCGACGAGGGCAAGAAGCAGCTCGGCTCCGGCGTTGTCGCTCTCGTGGGCGTCACGGAAGACGGCAAGGCCAGTCTTGTCGTCGGCGTCACCAACGACCTGATATCGCGGTTCAGCGCCGTCGACCTCGCGCGCAAGGGCGGCGAGGTGCTCGGTGGAAAAGGTGGCGGTCGCCCTGATATGGCACAGGCCGGCGGCCCGGACGGCGCAAAGGCGGAAGCAGCGTTGGCGGCTATCGCTTCCGCGCTTGGCGCCTGA